GCCAGCACGCCCGCGAACAGGCTTCGGAACTGATGGGCTGCGTGCGTGACCTGACCATCACCGGGATCATGGAAGAAAAGCCGCAACTGCTCTGGGCCTCGTATTACCTGAGCGCGCTGGCCAAGGCACTGATGGATGACGCCGAGCTGGGAATGACTCACTGAGTGTCGCGGTGCCTGGGGGTGAATCACACCTGCTCCCAGGCAATCGCGTCAAACGCCATCAGCCATTTTTTTGCAATCACCTTCACTTTTCTGGAAAATTTAACAGCAGAAAGGGGACGAATTTATTTCCTCCACTATAGAATAGTGAAAATAAACTCGCCCATTTTTGTGGTGCTTTACTGCAGCCTCACTTCTCTACGTAGCGGATAAAATGCTTTAGTAGAATTTCATCCGCCGACTTGTAGTTCTCACCACCACATTGAAGAAACTCCATAAACCAACTTAATTTTTCTGACATCATCTCTTGATCGTCAGATTCATCAATACTAAGCAAGAGCATAGCCAAACGGGCGCTCAGTGCATCTTTACTATGGAAATCTCTAACACCCGCCACGCCTGCAATTTGCCCCCTCCATTCTGCAGCCAATTCGGTACACTCTAGCTGCACGATTTCACATGAAACATACTTATCAGCTAGGCTCATTGGATCCGGCAACACTTCAGGGAACTTATAGCCGATTGCCCTGAGGGCTTTGAGCATAAAGCTCCTTAGTAATATATTTGCCTCTCGACCATCTTCAGGCCATACAATCTCACCGTACGCAAAGCTCATTCCCACTCCAATCCTAAATGCTTCATTACATCACGACAGCTTTTGCATGCTGGCTTGTGAGTCCCATGTCCCTTCCCCGACTTTCCGATATTTACGGCCTTGGCCTTACCACCTGCAGGGTCGACACCATCTTCTAATGCTTTATCTAAACACACGATTTCGGCACGCCCGCCATGAAAAAAAGGAAAAAAGGGGACAGATTTGAATGGCACTTACTTAACATGCTTCGGATGCCCATGTTTCCGGATATCTGCCCTTGCTGATCGACGTGGTTTGGTCAGCAAGGGGTAGGCCTGAGGCCTTCGCTTTATCGCCCGAGGCTCGACACGACCAGGCCGGTTGCCTACACGCCTTTGAGCAATCAGCATCAGCAAACTTGCCAACCGATCCTCCCCCTCGCCGTAGCTGCGCTGTCGTAGCGCCAGCCATAGCTGGAGGCTGTGCTTGAAACTCAGCTCGCGGGGCAAGCAATCGGCCATTAACGCCGATTGTGACATGAGCATTCGGATCAGGTTGTGTGCCAGCAGATAGACCCACAGCTCCTTGACGGCCATCCCTGGTGTTTTGCAACTCAGTTTTCCCAGTCCCAACGTTGCTTTCAGGTTTCGTAAATCCAGTTCGACATGCCAGCGCCCTTTGTAGAGCGACCTGAGGGCTGATTTGGGTGTTTGCTTTGGGCATTGCAACGTTGTCACCAGGATCTTGCCACCGGCCTTCAGCTCTCTCACCGTCAGCCTCTCCGGCGCCTGTTCATACTGCGCCATGCTCATCCAAGGCGGCCTGCATCCAGGCTTTTTCAGCTCGATCAAATGGTCTTCCGGTCCGAGACGTTGCCCTAAAGCAAAATCCGTACTGCGCCGTCGCGCTCCGTACTGCTCAAACACCCCATCGACGCCCCTTCGCTGCAGCTCACACAACAGAAAGTAGGTAGCGTAATACGCATCACCCAACAGAATATCGCCTGTTTTCAGCACATTGAGCATTGACCTGAGCAGGGTCTGTTCATCACCACCTTTACCTCTGAAGCGGCCCAAAGCAGCGTCCAGAACGGCACCGCTACATAGACAGACAATGCCAACCATTCGGCAGAGTGGGAAACCCAGGCCGACCTTCTGCCCCCGTGATTGTGGATATGCAACCTGATTGGCAGCCGTGTCGGGCATCGAAACGGTTGTTCCATCAACAAGACGCACCGGCCGTCCCCTCCAACGCCACGACGAGGGGGCTTGATCACTGATCGATGAAGCCGTGTGACGAACCAGGGTTGAGACCATCTCCACCGGTAGGCGCTGCCTGGCTCTGCAGAAGGCGCCTGTACGAGTGCTGTTGGGCTTCATACCGTTGCAGGATCGCTTGATGGAAAAGTCATTGACCGCCTGCTGGCAGGAGCGATCAGCATTCATTGCTTGAGCCAGGAACATCGAGAGCGTTTCAGTCGGTGGGAATAGGCGCTCTCGATGTGCTGGCAACAATGACTCGACACGCTTCAGCAGTTCGGGGGCCATCAGGAGATCGAAAAATGCCTGAGCGTCACTGGTCGAAGCATGGTGGCGGAAGCGCTGCTGTTGATGCTGCAGGATTTGACGTCTACGATCCATTCTGGGCTGCGTCCTTGGCTTAATGGTGTGTGTTCGCAACTATCACCGTAGACCAAGGCCAGCCCTTCTTCATTTTTTTCCTACAGATCAAAGGGTTGGCTGCTAAGTAAGTGCCATTCACATCTGTCCCCTTTTACTTACCCCCTTTTACTCGCTGACTTTCTAGTCACCATAAGCTATTAACACCTCATCTTCCTCAATTGACACACCTAGAAAGCTCACAAAACTAACAACTTTCTCGTCGCTAATACCTCTCAAAAAAGCCACCAATATCCTTTGATGATCGGGGTAAATTCGCGCTTTACCATACGGATCTATATATACTCCCGTCTTCTGCTTGAGCGCCCAGAAGGCAGACTCAAACAATGTGAATTCTCTATCATGAATAATGAAGGAAGGCTT
This genomic stretch from Pseudomonas entomophila L48 harbors:
- a CDS encoding DUF3077 domain-containing protein, coding for MTTDETTPNTTAGKTKFYQGEGQTIPLFCIEPGIPCQHAREQASELMGCVRDLTITGIMEEKPQLLWASYYLSALAKALMDDAELGMTH
- a CDS encoding IS4-like element ISPen1 family transposase; this translates as MDRRRQILQHQQQRFRHHASTSDAQAFFDLLMAPELLKRVESLLPAHRERLFPPTETLSMFLAQAMNADRSCQQAVNDFSIKRSCNGMKPNSTRTGAFCRARQRLPVEMVSTLVRHTASSISDQAPSSWRWRGRPVRLVDGTTVSMPDTAANQVAYPQSRGQKVGLGFPLCRMVGIVCLCSGAVLDAALGRFRGKGGDEQTLLRSMLNVLKTGDILLGDAYYATYFLLCELQRRGVDGVFEQYGARRRSTDFALGQRLGPEDHLIELKKPGCRPPWMSMAQYEQAPERLTVRELKAGGKILVTTLQCPKQTPKSALRSLYKGRWHVELDLRNLKATLGLGKLSCKTPGMAVKELWVYLLAHNLIRMLMSQSALMADCLPRELSFKHSLQLWLALRQRSYGEGEDRLASLLMLIAQRRVGNRPGRVEPRAIKRRPQAYPLLTKPRRSARADIRKHGHPKHVK